A stretch of the Parabacteroides timonensis genome encodes the following:
- a CDS encoding glycoside hydrolase family 2 protein has product MKNIIIGIFLLLSVSLTQAQTPNYYRNPDKIYLDSKSGHNGDFSWQMYKADEIKDPAEKISRPGYQSGEWMPAIVPGTVLNSLVHNKVYPEPYYGLNNKLDKDIIPDLAKVGREFYTYWFRTEFNIPESYKDKIVWLQVDGINYRAEIWVNGQLLSCMSGMFRQDYINITDYAQVGKANALAIKVYPVDVPGTIKPKRWGAVGEFHNGGDGNIGLNTTMLMSVGWDFTFNDGIRDRNTGIWKNISLYATDKAVLRNPFIKSDLAKPGYDLSRQTVSVEVTNPTQQKVKCLVKGEIVGENISFSKEIEMFRGERKEVTFTADEFPQLIIKNPRLWWPLFKGKPELYELKMTALVDGKISDEVKTRFGIREITSDQNTPDQSRQFYVNGKKIFIRGTNWIPEGMLRTSDERTYAELRYTKQSGINLIRMWGGGIAESDYFFQLCDEMGFLVWQEFWMTGDTKHPHDADLYLSNVEATVKRLRNHPSLAYYVSSNESTEMPGAKDLIMKLDGTRGYQMQSECDGVHDGSPYKQVNPMQHYENTASERGSRVDGFNPEYGAPTIPTVETLREVMDEKDLWPINKEVWDYHDGGGFHLMTSMYTDLTNNYGTSSSIEEFVAKGQLVGAMNSKSIWEVWNYNKFDYGDRYASGLLFWYHNCPVRQVCARMWDYSLEPTASLYHTQNALAPLHPQFDYLKNTVSVYNDYYRSFKGYKVTAEVYDIKSKKVWAKSQAVDLPEDGVANDVFVIDFPANISQVHFIKLYLYDDKGKLVSDNFYWRSNDKYEGSKTLTGPTSSGFESLADLKEVALEVKSGVSKKEDWQVMELSIQNPSSSIAFFVQLQYIDQNGKPVRPSFYSDNFFSLLPGESKKIVVETALKNLPEKGQFIVKGWNVKSQDVKVVFAR; this is encoded by the coding sequence ATGAAAAACATTATTATAGGAATATTTTTACTTCTGTCTGTTTCTCTGACCCAGGCGCAGACTCCAAATTATTATCGGAATCCGGATAAAATATATCTGGATTCCAAGTCCGGACACAATGGCGATTTCTCCTGGCAAATGTATAAAGCCGATGAAATAAAAGATCCTGCGGAGAAAATTTCACGTCCCGGTTATCAGTCCGGAGAATGGATGCCGGCAATTGTTCCGGGTACGGTCTTGAACTCACTCGTTCATAACAAAGTTTATCCCGAGCCCTATTATGGCTTGAATAATAAACTGGATAAGGATATTATCCCGGATCTGGCAAAGGTGGGGCGTGAATTTTATACCTATTGGTTTCGTACCGAATTTAATATACCGGAGAGTTATAAAGATAAAATAGTCTGGCTCCAGGTGGATGGAATCAATTATCGCGCAGAGATCTGGGTGAATGGTCAGTTGTTGAGTTGTATGTCGGGTATGTTCAGACAAGACTATATCAACATAACGGACTATGCACAGGTCGGTAAGGCGAATGCTCTGGCTATTAAAGTGTATCCGGTGGATGTGCCGGGAACGATTAAGCCTAAACGCTGGGGAGCTGTCGGTGAATTCCATAATGGAGGTGATGGTAATATCGGATTGAATACGACCATGCTGATGAGTGTCGGCTGGGACTTTACGTTTAATGATGGTATCCGCGACCGTAATACCGGTATTTGGAAGAATATCAGTTTGTATGCCACAGACAAAGCCGTTCTACGAAATCCTTTCATCAAATCGGATTTGGCCAAGCCCGGTTACGATTTATCCAGGCAGACTGTTAGTGTGGAAGTCACAAACCCGACTCAGCAGAAGGTTAAATGTCTTGTTAAAGGTGAAATTGTCGGTGAGAACATCTCTTTCAGTAAAGAGATTGAAATGTTCAGAGGGGAAAGGAAAGAAGTCACTTTTACTGCAGATGAATTTCCCCAGTTGATAATTAAAAATCCACGTTTGTGGTGGCCTTTATTTAAAGGAAAACCTGAACTTTATGAATTGAAAATGACAGCTCTTGTAGACGGGAAGATATCTGATGAGGTTAAAACTCGTTTTGGTATCCGGGAAATCACATCCGACCAAAATACACCGGATCAATCACGTCAGTTCTATGTCAATGGAAAGAAAATTTTCATTCGTGGAACCAACTGGATACCGGAAGGTATGCTTCGTACGTCAGACGAACGCACGTATGCCGAGCTTCGTTATACCAAGCAATCGGGTATAAATCTGATCCGTATGTGGGGAGGTGGCATAGCCGAGTCCGATTACTTTTTTCAGTTGTGTGATGAAATGGGTTTTCTGGTCTGGCAGGAGTTCTGGATGACAGGAGATACGAAGCACCCTCACGACGCAGATCTCTATCTTAGCAATGTTGAGGCGACCGTCAAGCGTCTGCGCAACCATCCGTCGTTGGCTTATTATGTTTCTTCGAATGAAAGTACCGAGATGCCGGGAGCCAAAGATTTGATTATGAAATTGGATGGAACCAGAGGATATCAGATGCAATCGGAATGTGACGGAGTGCACGATGGTAGCCCTTATAAACAGGTCAATCCAATGCAACATTATGAAAATACAGCCTCAGAACGTGGTAGTCGTGTCGACGGCTTCAATCCGGAATACGGTGCTCCGACAATTCCTACTGTTGAAACTTTGCGGGAAGTGATGGATGAGAAGGATTTATGGCCGATCAACAAAGAAGTATGGGATTATCATGATGGTGGTGGTTTCCATCTGATGACGTCCATGTATACGGATCTGACAAATAACTATGGAACGTCTTCTTCCATTGAAGAGTTCGTAGCCAAAGGACAATTGGTAGGGGCAATGAATTCCAAATCGATATGGGAAGTGTGGAACTATAACAAGTTTGATTATGGCGATCGTTATGCTTCCGGCCTGTTATTCTGGTATCATAATTGTCCGGTACGCCAGGTGTGTGCCCGTATGTGGGATTATTCCCTGGAACCGACAGCTTCGCTTTATCATACGCAAAATGCTTTGGCGCCGTTGCATCCCCAGTTTGATTATCTGAAAAATACGGTTTCTGTATACAATGATTATTATCGTTCGTTTAAAGGGTATAAGGTAACGGCCGAGGTGTATGATATAAAAAGTAAGAAAGTCTGGGCGAAGAGCCAGGCGGTTGACTTACCGGAGGATGGTGTTGCCAATGACGTTTTTGTCATCGACTTTCCTGCAAATATTTCCCAGGTGCATTTCATAAAACTTTATTTGTATGACGATAAGGGTAAATTGGTGTCGGATAATTTTTACTGGCGTTCCAATGATAAATATGAAGGTTCAAAAACGTTGACGGGGCCGACTTCTTCCGGTTTTGAGAGTCTGGCCGATTTGAAGGAAGTGGCACTTGAGGTAAAGTCCGGTGTCTCTAAAAAGGAGGATTGGCAGGTCATGGAACTGAGTATTCAAAATCCATCTTCTTCAATCGCATTCTTCGTTCAGTTGCAATATATAGATCAAAACGGAAAACCGGTGAGACCTAGTTTCTACAGCGATAATTTCTTTTCTTTATTACCGGGAGAGTCTAAAAAAATAGTTGTAGAAACAGCTTTAAAGAATCTTCCGGAGAAGGGACAGTTTATTGTGAAGGGATGGAATGTGAAATCTCAAGATGTCAAGGTCGTTTTTGCACGCTAA
- a CDS encoding DUF3823 domain-containing protein — protein MKKISLLLLTVCSLCFTSCLSDLDNYDSPNGGIKGQILDAGTNEPIPLPVQGSTGVIINMFEQNTEATQSVDFYAKMDGSYENAKLFNCDYKIVVNGPFVSPCEEFVTVKGQTTLDLKATPYARIEAAAQVNGKQIAITYKVIPTSSDFNVSEVYGYWNFAPGVDNGSANQAGKQTVKELEGTIVFDLENDKNYQDNLYKIQGNGNKIYVRVGAKTEGAINYSTIVETVVQ, from the coding sequence ATGAAAAAGATAAGTTTATTATTGCTGACTGTTTGCTCATTATGCTTTACAAGCTGTTTGAGTGACCTGGATAATTACGACTCCCCTAACGGAGGTATCAAGGGACAAATACTGGATGCCGGAACGAATGAACCGATCCCTTTACCCGTACAGGGATCTACCGGAGTTATAATCAACATGTTCGAACAGAATACGGAGGCAACGCAATCGGTCGATTTTTACGCTAAAATGGATGGATCGTACGAGAATGCAAAGTTGTTCAATTGCGATTATAAAATTGTGGTAAATGGTCCGTTTGTTTCTCCCTGCGAAGAATTTGTAACAGTGAAAGGGCAAACAACCTTGGATCTGAAAGCGACTCCTTATGCGAGGATTGAAGCTGCTGCTCAGGTAAACGGAAAGCAGATAGCCATTACATACAAAGTTATTCCGACAAGTTCCGACTTTAATGTCTCCGAAGTATATGGTTATTGGAATTTTGCTCCGGGAGTGGATAATGGAAGTGCCAATCAGGCAGGAAAGCAAACTGTCAAGGAGTTGGAAGGAACTATCGTTTTTGACTTGGAAAACGATAAAAACTATCAGGACAATTTGTACAAAATACAGGGTAATGGCAACAAAATATATGTGCGCGTCGGTGCTAAGACCGAAGGTGCAATTAATTATAGTACCATCGTAGAAACAGTAGTACAATAA
- a CDS encoding glycoside hydrolase family 130 protein, producing MKKSILLISLALLPFTGYSQNVLPDWALGGFIRPEKANPIITPNPSSQFDCPMQGKKIGWEESDVFNPAATVRDGKICILYRAEDNSATGIGKRTSRIGLAESEDGIHVQRRSTPVLYPDKDNMKEYEWPGGCEDPRVAMTEEGVYVMAYTSWNRKVPRLCIATSRDLIKWEKHGPAFAKAYNGRFKDMACKSGSMVTKIENGKQVLAKIDGKYFMYWGEHMVGAATSDDLVNWTPVLDDKNELAVVIKPRDQYFDSALTECGPPAVMTDKGIVLLYNGKNQTNDNRRDKRFTAGAYCAGQILTDAKDPMRVLQRLDVPFFRPMASFEKSGQYVDGTVFIEGLVFFKNKWYLYYGCADSQVGVAVYDPGKKTPGDQIPN from the coding sequence ATGAAAAAAAGTATCTTACTCATCAGTCTGGCTCTTTTACCGTTTACGGGATATAGCCAAAATGTTTTACCGGACTGGGCTTTAGGTGGATTTATCAGGCCGGAGAAGGCCAATCCGATCATTACCCCTAATCCTTCCAGCCAGTTCGACTGTCCTATGCAAGGCAAAAAGATAGGATGGGAGGAAAGCGATGTCTTTAATCCGGCAGCAACAGTTAGAGACGGCAAAATCTGTATTCTGTATCGTGCAGAAGATAATTCGGCGACAGGCATTGGAAAACGCACTTCACGTATCGGACTGGCAGAGTCGGAAGACGGTATTCATGTACAACGTCGAAGTACACCTGTCTTGTATCCGGATAAGGATAATATGAAGGAATATGAGTGGCCGGGAGGATGTGAAGATCCCCGGGTGGCCATGACGGAAGAGGGTGTATATGTAATGGCTTATACGTCATGGAACCGGAAAGTACCACGTCTCTGTATCGCAACTTCCCGCGATTTGATCAAATGGGAAAAACATGGTCCCGCTTTTGCAAAAGCTTATAACGGACGTTTCAAAGATATGGCATGTAAATCCGGTTCAATGGTGACGAAAATAGAAAACGGCAAACAGGTTCTGGCTAAAATAGATGGAAAGTATTTCATGTATTGGGGTGAACATATGGTGGGTGCTGCAACTTCGGATGATTTGGTAAACTGGACTCCGGTATTGGATGACAAAAATGAATTGGCTGTCGTTATCAAACCGCGCGACCAGTACTTTGATAGTGCATTGACAGAATGTGGCCCTCCTGCTGTAATGACCGATAAAGGTATCGTATTGCTTTACAACGGTAAGAACCAGACAAACGATAACAGACGCGACAAGCGTTTCACAGCAGGTGCTTACTGTGCCGGCCAGATCCTGACAGACGCAAAAGATCCGATGAGGGTTTTGCAGCGCCTCGATGTGCCTTTCTTCCGTCCGATGGCATCCTTTGAAAAGAGCGGACAGTATGTAGATGGAACGGTTTTTATCGAAGGGTTGGTCTTTTTCAAAAACAAATGGTATCTCTACTACGGATGTGCAGACTCACAGGTAGGTGTAGCAGTTTATGATCCGGGAAAGAAAACACCGGGGGATCAGATCCCAAACTAA
- a CDS encoding RagB/SusD family nutrient uptake outer membrane protein, producing MNTTIIRNIGCGLLLLGATACADYLEKESFDIITPEQVWQDPKLINGVMVNLYDGLNLEDFNYWFRDAWRLQNASSMSDEAQGSFQKDPVFDNGNATYTYEDIMFEQKFSDRYKNIRNCNDFISQLQEAESLSDTEKKLLLAESRFLRAMHYFTLVKRYGGVPLISEPQVYDPDNLESLMVPRNKEVEVYDFIIKECQEASLDLPDTRNADVKYRANKYVALALCSRAALYAGSIARYGEIQLDGLVGVPSSDANRFFQASYDASKAIIESGFYDLYNKKPDNKAQNYCDMFLKGNGDNGEYIFQKQYNVAGGKGHDWDKRNAPFSYRAGGWGCGIAPTLEMVEAYEYVDGSEGTLKLEENGKSLRFDNPYDVFSNKDPRLFASVYLPGSPCQGSYIDWRRGVIASDNERYQATSQPDGGNTVEINGITYNTSGKDGGADAGDASKTGFYQKKFWDETLTDMNMGKSETPWPVFRLGEIYLNLAEAAMELNKSSEALEAVNEIRERAGIALLSNINMEKIRHERRVELAFEGHRFWDMKRWRIAHLDVAQGGLNGFRGTALYPWYDIRDGKYVFERGYNSPKQLRIFLEKNYYTKINQDDMNSNPSLIQNPGFTN from the coding sequence ATGAATACAACAATTATAAGAAATATTGGATGTGGATTACTTTTGTTGGGAGCGACAGCTTGTGCTGATTATCTTGAAAAAGAATCCTTCGACATCATCACTCCTGAACAAGTATGGCAAGATCCGAAATTGATCAATGGCGTAATGGTTAATTTGTATGATGGTTTGAATTTAGAAGATTTCAATTATTGGTTTCGTGATGCATGGCGTTTGCAAAATGCCTCTTCCATGTCGGATGAGGCCCAGGGTTCTTTCCAGAAAGATCCTGTTTTCGATAATGGAAATGCAACATATACGTATGAAGATATTATGTTCGAGCAGAAGTTTTCAGATCGTTATAAAAATATACGAAACTGTAATGACTTTATCAGCCAGTTGCAGGAAGCTGAATCATTGTCCGATACTGAGAAGAAATTGCTTTTAGCAGAATCCCGTTTTTTGCGTGCAATGCATTATTTTACCTTAGTGAAACGGTATGGAGGTGTGCCTCTTATCAGTGAACCGCAAGTCTATGATCCTGATAATCTGGAATCATTGATGGTTCCCCGCAATAAAGAAGTCGAGGTCTACGATTTTATTATAAAGGAGTGTCAGGAAGCTTCACTGGATCTTCCGGATACAAGAAACGCGGATGTCAAATACCGGGCCAATAAATATGTAGCATTAGCGTTATGCTCCCGTGCTGCATTATATGCCGGTTCGATTGCGCGTTATGGTGAGATACAGTTGGATGGTCTTGTCGGTGTCCCATCTTCCGATGCAAATCGTTTTTTTCAGGCCTCTTATGATGCATCTAAGGCTATTATAGAATCCGGTTTTTATGATTTATATAATAAAAAACCGGATAATAAAGCTCAGAACTATTGTGACATGTTCCTGAAAGGGAACGGAGATAACGGGGAATATATTTTCCAAAAGCAGTATAATGTAGCCGGAGGGAAAGGACATGACTGGGACAAACGTAATGCTCCATTCTCTTATCGTGCCGGTGGCTGGGGTTGTGGTATCGCTCCAACTCTGGAAATGGTAGAAGCTTATGAGTATGTGGATGGTTCCGAAGGTACATTGAAATTGGAAGAAAATGGCAAATCTCTTCGTTTTGATAACCCTTATGATGTTTTCTCCAATAAGGATCCACGCCTTTTTGCTTCGGTTTATTTACCGGGTTCTCCTTGTCAGGGTAGTTATATAGACTGGAGAAGAGGGGTTATCGCTTCGGATAATGAAAGATATCAGGCAACAAGTCAGCCGGACGGTGGAAATACCGTAGAAATTAACGGCATAACCTATAATACTTCAGGTAAAGACGGAGGGGCTGATGCCGGAGATGCATCTAAGACCGGTTTCTATCAGAAGAAGTTCTGGGACGAAACATTGACCGATATGAATATGGGTAAGTCAGAAACTCCATGGCCCGTTTTTCGTTTAGGAGAAATTTATTTAAATTTGGCGGAAGCAGCGATGGAGTTGAATAAATCTTCAGAAGCGTTGGAGGCAGTCAATGAAATTCGTGAGCGTGCCGGAATAGCCTTATTGTCAAATATCAATATGGAAAAGATACGTCACGAACGTAGAGTGGAACTCGCATTTGAAGGACATCGTTTCTGGGATATGAAACGTTGGAGGATCGCTCATTTGGATGTAGCACAAGGTGGTTTGAACGGATTCAGAGGGACAGCCTTGTATCCCTGGTATGATATTCGTGATGGCAAATATGTGTTTGAAAGAGGATATAACTCCCCGAAGCAATTACGTATTTTCCTTGAAAAGAATTATTATACGAAGATCAATCAGGACGATATGAATTCGAATCCGAGTCTCATTCAGAATCCGGGCTTTACAAATTAA
- a CDS encoding TonB-dependent receptor, giving the protein MKKRKVCVSRILKMAFLFFFSSSICLQAEMVKSQNVRITLSKNNVRLENILNDIESQTNLLFIYNKNVNVNRKVSIEANNISLEEVLKNLFDNNVIYKIEGSYIVLSPSAITEVKQQAKIITGNIVDQNGDPVIGANVVEKGTTNGTISDVNGQFALNLQQKNPILVVSYIGFTTKEIPVGNASVLNIKLSEDSETLDEVVVVGYGVQKRASVTGSVASLQSKDIATVKTPNVSNALAGKLPGLRAVQRSGAPGDDDASIDIRGYGNALVIVDGVERDFKQIDANDIESISILKDASAAVYGFKGANGVILVTTKKGEVGKPKISYNGYVGIQNITRYPEYYNGYEYATLYNEAQQNIGITAPYSSDDLERFRQGIGTTDWYNEVIRKTAPATYHNLSVSGGAEKVKYFFSLGLTDQEGIYKSKSFNYKKYNVRSNISAEIVKGFTVDLQLSGRLDTRMKSYEADPLSRTIQMAKPIFPIYANNNTDYWNNPGDNGNPIHLSDIDNVGYDRRDRREFNGSIALNWQLPWVKGLSAKALFSYDYNNKYSRKWYKEYYEYTYDATTDVYNKSRSHTISELTTQNDNYFRPNGQIALNYKNTFGKHDIGALMLWEFNNDRTDILSAYRQFTVGAIDQMDAGDKTNMNNGGTARVSAHAGLVGRVNYAYNNKYLAEVSFRYDGSYKFAPDNRWGFFPAVSLGWRVSEEAFFKEALPMVDNFKIRGSYGKVGDEGVTGYTDDDEKDGKYRAYQYLTGYRYPSGSYVLGSGGVTNGAKDRGMPNLALTWYESKTTNVGFEASALSGLINVEFDYFVRKRTGLLTKRQLTLPTTFGQELPVENLNSDRNQGFEIVLGHRHKIGDFTYDVKANFSATRIYNEHVERAASANMYDDWRNNSNDRYKDIQWGKVCIGQFQSYEEILNSPIQDSNGNKSLMPGDLKFQDWNNDGIIDGKDDQPIGHGNTPRMYYGLNLYGEYKGFDVTLFFQGAAGHEVFTSGDFMAPFIQQGLGNGITLWLDRWHREDPSDMYSEWIPGYMPALRPTGFTANAGNNTWTEQKANYLRLKTVEIGYTFPKRWMQKAGIENLRIYVNSFNTATITSRTGIMKYMDPENKDGMFRYYPQMKTFNFGVNLTF; this is encoded by the coding sequence ATGAAGAAAAGAAAAGTATGTGTATCTCGTATTTTAAAGATGGCCTTTTTGTTCTTCTTTTCCAGCTCTATCTGTTTACAGGCAGAAATGGTAAAGTCACAGAACGTACGGATTACACTTAGTAAAAACAATGTCAGGCTGGAAAATATACTAAACGATATTGAGAGCCAGACAAATTTGTTATTCATTTATAATAAAAACGTGAATGTTAACCGTAAAGTATCAATTGAAGCCAATAATATATCTTTGGAGGAAGTCTTGAAGAACTTATTCGATAACAACGTGATTTACAAAATCGAAGGATCTTATATCGTTCTTTCCCCATCTGCGATAACAGAAGTCAAACAACAGGCCAAAATAATTACAGGAAACATTGTCGATCAGAATGGCGATCCTGTCATTGGAGCTAACGTTGTAGAAAAAGGTACTACCAATGGAACTATATCGGATGTAAACGGTCAATTTGCATTGAACCTCCAGCAAAAAAATCCGATACTGGTTGTCTCTTATATCGGTTTTACGACAAAAGAAATTCCTGTCGGGAATGCCTCTGTTTTGAATATTAAATTGTCAGAAGACTCTGAGACTCTGGATGAAGTGGTTGTTGTTGGATATGGTGTTCAGAAGCGCGCTTCGGTAACAGGTTCGGTTGCCTCTCTCCAGTCTAAAGATATTGCAACTGTTAAAACGCCTAATGTAAGTAATGCACTGGCTGGTAAACTCCCTGGATTGCGTGCTGTACAAAGAAGCGGTGCACCGGGTGATGATGATGCCAGTATCGATATCCGTGGTTATGGTAATGCGTTGGTTATTGTAGACGGTGTAGAGCGTGATTTCAAGCAAATCGATGCCAACGATATCGAATCGATCAGTATTTTGAAGGATGCTTCGGCTGCTGTTTATGGGTTTAAAGGGGCGAACGGGGTTATTCTTGTTACAACTAAAAAAGGGGAAGTTGGAAAGCCGAAGATCAGCTATAATGGTTATGTCGGCATACAGAATATAACTCGTTATCCGGAATATTATAATGGATATGAATATGCAACTTTATATAACGAAGCCCAACAGAATATAGGAATAACAGCTCCTTATTCTTCAGATGACCTGGAGCGTTTCCGGCAAGGGATCGGAACAACGGATTGGTACAATGAAGTGATTCGTAAAACGGCTCCGGCTACTTATCACAACTTAAGTGTATCCGGCGGTGCAGAGAAAGTGAAATATTTCTTCTCTCTGGGATTGACAGATCAGGAAGGCATCTATAAGTCGAAATCATTTAATTATAAAAAATATAACGTCCGTTCTAACATCAGTGCTGAAATTGTAAAAGGGTTTACTGTCGATTTACAATTGAGCGGACGTTTGGATACACGAATGAAATCGTACGAGGCCGATCCGCTGAGCCGTACTATTCAAATGGCAAAACCAATATTCCCTATTTATGCAAATAATAATACGGATTATTGGAACAACCCGGGAGATAATGGGAATCCTATTCATTTGTCGGATATAGATAATGTCGGATACGATCGTCGCGATCGCCGTGAATTTAATGGGTCGATTGCTTTAAACTGGCAGCTTCCCTGGGTCAAAGGACTGTCTGCTAAAGCTTTGTTCTCTTACGATTATAATAATAAATATAGTCGTAAATGGTATAAAGAATATTACGAATATACTTATGATGCAACAACCGATGTCTATAATAAATCAAGAAGTCATACCATTTCGGAGTTGACCACCCAAAATGATAACTATTTCAGACCAAACGGCCAAATAGCATTGAACTATAAAAATACATTTGGTAAGCATGATATAGGTGCGTTGATGTTATGGGAATTCAATAATGACCGTACTGATATTTTGAGTGCATACCGTCAATTTACCGTTGGAGCGATCGACCAGATGGATGCAGGCGATAAAACGAATATGAACAATGGCGGAACAGCCCGTGTTTCTGCTCATGCCGGTTTAGTGGGACGTGTTAACTATGCATACAATAATAAATACCTGGCAGAAGTAAGTTTCCGTTATGATGGTTCATATAAGTTTGCTCCGGATAACCGTTGGGGATTTTTCCCGGCTGTATCTTTAGGATGGCGTGTTTCTGAAGAAGCATTTTTCAAGGAAGCATTGCCGATGGTTGATAATTTCAAGATCAGAGGATCATACGGTAAAGTCGGTGATGAAGGTGTTACCGGATATACCGATGATGATGAGAAAGATGGTAAATACAGGGCCTACCAATATTTAACAGGTTACCGATATCCGTCCGGAAGCTATGTATTGGGATCGGGAGGAGTAACGAATGGAGCCAAAGACAGAGGTATGCCTAACCTGGCTCTGACCTGGTATGAATCCAAGACTACCAATGTCGGATTTGAGGCATCCGCTTTATCTGGTTTGATCAATGTGGAATTCGATTATTTTGTTCGTAAACGAACCGGACTTTTAACAAAACGTCAACTCACATTGCCGACAACGTTCGGCCAGGAACTGCCTGTTGAGAACCTGAACTCTGATAGGAACCAGGGTTTTGAAATCGTTTTGGGACATCGTCATAAGATCGGAGATTTTACTTATGATGTAAAAGCGAACTTCTCTGCAACCCGTATTTATAATGAACATGTTGAGCGTGCCGCTTCAGCAAATATGTATGACGATTGGCGAAATAACAGTAATGATCGTTATAAAGATATACAGTGGGGAAAGGTTTGCATCGGGCAATTCCAGAGTTACGAAGAGATATTGAACTCACCGATCCAGGATAGTAATGGTAATAAATCATTGATGCCGGGCGATTTGAAGTTTCAGGACTGGAATAATGACGGTATTATTGATGGAAAAGACGATCAGCCTATCGGACATGGAAATACACCTCGTATGTATTATGGTTTGAATCTTTATGGTGAGTATAAAGGATTTGATGTAACCCTTTTCTTCCAGGGTGCTGCGGGACATGAGGTATTTACAAGCGGAGATTTTATGGCTCCGTTCATTCAGCAAGGTTTAGGTAATGGTATTACTCTTTGGCTGGATCGCTGGCACCGGGAAGACCCATCCGATATGTATAGTGAATGGATTCCTGGTTATATGCCGGCTCTTCGCCCGACAGGTTTCACTGCCAATGCAGGCAATAATACCTGGACAGAACAGAAAGCCAATTATTTACGTCTGAAAACAGTCGAGATAGGCTATACTTTCCCGAAAAGATGGATGCAAAAGGCTGGTATTGAGAATTTGCGTATATACGTGAATAGCTTTAACACTGCTACAATAACCAGTCGCACTGGTATAATGAAGTATATGGACCCGGAAAACAAAGATGGTATGTTCCGCTATTATCCCCAAATGAAAACATTTAATTTCGGTGTTAATCTAACATTCTAA